A single window of Paenibacillus sp. FSL H8-0537 DNA harbors:
- a CDS encoding carotenoid biosynthesis protein yields MMRQLFLFWYVVGLILMLTIGVPAPLAFSNGLFLVFYAMYAVSLEQGLRERTPLSWGRIAFVGLSTFGVEWLSVTTGWPFGEYNYTPVLGFLLGGVPVTIACAWVGVFLNGMLLSKGDNRWVRALQTGLFTVTLDLVLDPVAYARGFWLWEEGGAYFGIPATNFISWFMISAALSLLFPVREITHAVRRESARLGQLMLLMFGVLGMKEGLYVPMLIAVAAAAVLEGVVIRYHHIAKEQVV; encoded by the coding sequence ATGATGCGGCAGCTGTTCTTATTCTGGTATGTGGTGGGCCTCATTCTTATGCTGACGATTGGCGTTCCGGCGCCGCTGGCCTTCTCGAACGGCTTGTTTCTCGTCTTTTATGCGATGTATGCAGTTAGCCTAGAGCAAGGCTTGCGGGAACGGACTCCTTTAAGCTGGGGGCGCATCGCATTTGTCGGACTCTCGACGTTCGGTGTAGAATGGCTGAGCGTTACAACGGGCTGGCCGTTTGGTGAGTACAACTATACGCCAGTGCTCGGTTTTCTGCTTGGCGGCGTGCCGGTAACGATTGCTTGCGCCTGGGTCGGCGTATTTCTGAACGGCATGCTGCTATCGAAGGGCGACAATCGTTGGGTGCGGGCGCTGCAAACCGGACTTTTCACCGTTACGCTGGACTTGGTGCTCGATCCGGTAGCTTATGCTCGGGGCTTCTGGCTGTGGGAAGAGGGCGGTGCCTACTTTGGCATTCCGGCGACGAATTTCATCAGCTGGTTTATGATCTCAGCGGCGCTGTCGCTGCTGTTTCCGGTTCGCGAAATTACGCACGCTGTACGCCGGGAGTCGGCAAGGCTGGGCCAACTCATGCTGCTCATGTTCGGTGTGCTTGGCATGAAGGAAGGGCTGTATGTGCCAATGCTCATAGCTGTCGCTGCGGCTGCTGTGCTGGAAGGAGTCGTGATTCGCTATCATCACATCGCAAAAGAGCAGGTGGTTTGA
- a CDS encoding lysophospholipid acyltransferase family protein, with protein sequence MFFRYNKHYLLKRHFHEVSLRGELEQALADRPLLIIMNHSSWWDGLLVYHMIRSESQRQHYMMMDERQMKRYAFFRRIGAFSVNKENLRETAASLRYAADLMRSGGAVWLFPQGDIFHLESRPLQFQTGVGYLLERCPDAAVLPVSLYYTMGLHQKTSASFSIGSMIEADWCALGRKEATLLLERRLEQQLGEHRLAVIASADGERDGFRLLLATGRSVNETFDQMKGRTAKWKSFFGR encoded by the coding sequence GTGTTTTTCCGTTACAATAAACACTATTTGCTGAAACGGCATTTTCATGAAGTGTCGCTGCGAGGGGAGCTGGAGCAGGCTCTGGCCGATCGTCCTTTGCTGATTATTATGAATCACAGCAGCTGGTGGGACGGGCTGCTCGTCTACCATATGATTCGGAGCGAGTCGCAGCGGCAGCATTATATGATGATGGATGAGCGGCAGATGAAGCGATATGCTTTTTTTCGCCGCATTGGTGCTTTTTCGGTGAATAAGGAAAATTTGCGGGAAACGGCAGCCTCGCTGCGTTATGCAGCTGATCTCATGCGAAGCGGTGGAGCCGTCTGGCTGTTTCCGCAGGGCGATATTTTTCATTTGGAAAGCCGCCCGCTGCAATTTCAGACGGGGGTCGGCTATTTACTGGAGCGCTGCCCGGACGCTGCTGTGCTGCCTGTAAGCTTGTATTATACGATGGGGCTGCATCAGAAAACGTCTGCCTCCTTCTCTATTGGCAGCATGATCGAGGCGGACTGGTGCGCTCTGGGACGCAAAGAAGCGACTTTGCTGCTGGAACGCAGGCTGGAGCAGCAGCTCGGCGAGCATCGGCTGGCTGTTATTGCGAGTGCAGACGGCGAGCGGGATGGCTTCCGCCTGCTGCTGGCGACCGGGCGCTCGGTCAATGAGACGTTCGACCAGATGAAGGGGAGGACGGCGAAATGGAAATCGTTTTTTGGACGATAG
- a CDS encoding glycosyltransferase family 2 protein: MEIVFWTIAAVLALQLLFVLWNLRQLPQLGGTGEGRLWLAGGEGAVADIPPRLSVLIPARNEAERIGACVQAVLAAEQSPLLEVLVLDDQSADGTADVAMLAAQGDRRLRVLRGADLPDGWLGKSHACQQLAQEARGEWLLFLDADATLRPGALPAAMDTALRQGKGLITGFPHQQTGSWLERLVVPLMNFTIACHLPIGLVRGSTDAKFVAAHGAFLLIHAESYAAIGGHHSFKSKLLDDMEMARAVKRAGLPMTLADVSGQVSMRMYTDAAGVWNGYKKNIFAGTGRQTGLLAALGIFYALIYLLPPAMFIAALLAYAVFSAGTLASTLAACLLPAAIGWLLAIIIKGVIDHRGRLPVWFALLLPAGIVMLLGIAAASWRAAASGEGYLWKGRRYL, translated from the coding sequence ATGGAAATCGTTTTTTGGACGATAGCAGCCGTTCTGGCGCTGCAGCTGCTGTTCGTGCTTTGGAATTTGCGCCAGCTGCCGCAGCTAGGCGGCACGGGGGAAGGCCGGCTGTGGCTTGCTGGAGGCGAGGGAGCGGTAGCTGACATTCCGCCAAGGCTGTCCGTGCTTATTCCAGCACGCAACGAAGCGGAGCGAATTGGGGCCTGCGTGCAGGCGGTGCTGGCGGCGGAGCAATCGCCGCTGCTTGAGGTGCTTGTGCTGGATGATCAGTCTGCCGATGGCACGGCTGATGTGGCGATGTTGGCCGCGCAGGGAGATAGGCGCCTGCGCGTGCTGCGGGGAGCGGACTTGCCAGACGGCTGGCTGGGCAAGTCGCATGCTTGCCAGCAGCTGGCGCAGGAGGCGCGCGGCGAATGGCTGCTGTTTCTGGACGCCGATGCGACGCTGCGGCCGGGGGCTCTGCCTGCCGCGATGGACACGGCGCTGCGTCAAGGGAAGGGGCTGATTACGGGCTTCCCCCATCAGCAGACTGGGTCTTGGCTGGAGCGGCTTGTCGTGCCGCTCATGAATTTCACCATCGCCTGCCATCTGCCGATCGGGCTGGTGCGTGGCTCTACTGACGCCAAATTCGTGGCGGCGCATGGCGCTTTTCTGCTGATCCATGCCGAAAGCTACGCGGCGATTGGCGGACACCACAGCTTCAAATCCAAGCTGCTCGATGATATGGAGATGGCGCGTGCGGTGAAGCGGGCGGGCTTGCCCATGACGCTCGCCGATGTATCGGGGCAGGTGAGCATGCGCATGTATACAGATGCAGCGGGCGTGTGGAACGGCTATAAGAAAAATATTTTTGCCGGAACGGGTCGCCAAACGGGCCTTCTCGCGGCACTGGGTATATTTTATGCGCTCATCTATTTGCTGCCGCCTGCTATGTTCATCGCAGCTTTGCTTGCTTACGCCGTTTTTTCGGCAGGGACGCTGGCAAGTACGCTTGCCGCCTGCTTGCTGCCGGCCGCGATAGGCTGGCTGCTGGCGATCATCATTAAAGGGGTGATCGATCATCGCGGCCGCTTGCCGGTGTGGTTTGCTTTATTGCTGCCGGCTGGCATTGTTATGCTTCTTGGCATAGCTGCCGCGTCATGGCGTGCAGCGGCGAGCGGGGAAGGGTATTTATGGAAAGGCAGGCGTTATCTATGA
- the crtI gene encoding phytoene desaturase family protein: MERQALSMKRVVIIGGGIGGLSAAARLAHAGYAVTVLEQQEKVGGKLQRIQLGEYRFDRGPSTITMTHAFRKVFVSVGRRIEDYINFYRLEHGTRNCFTDGSVVDLSADPAVMEEQISRYSPEDARRYRAFMAEAAVMYGQAERHFMNKMMVSWQDKLSPGLAAAFVRIRPLTKLSVLLRRYFRHPNTLALFGRYATYVGSAPNRAPAIFAMLPHVEAELGIFGVRGGTYSIIEGLRQLAEEMGAEIHTSTRVQRIVASGGRVSGVETDGGFVPADLVLANGDVLSVCRDLLGEQLRPAMTDRKMASYEPSLSGFVTLAGIRRRYDKLLHHTVFYPQRYGEEFEAIFERRVAPADPAIYICCSAYSEPDMAPEGGSNLFILANAPYTSDAWSWEREAERYQERLLKQLAAYGLVGLERNMEQLAAYTPEDLERDTSAFRGAIYGISSNSAKQTFMRPSNRADLRGLWFAGGTTHPGGGTPMVAMSGLLTAEAMIRQHS, encoded by the coding sequence ATGGAAAGGCAGGCGTTATCTATGAAGCGGGTTGTCATCATTGGCGGCGGCATCGGTGGTTTATCAGCGGCAGCCCGCCTTGCGCATGCAGGCTATGCGGTCACTGTGCTGGAGCAGCAGGAGAAAGTGGGAGGCAAGCTCCAGCGTATCCAGCTTGGGGAATATCGCTTTGATCGGGGGCCAAGCACAATAACGATGACGCATGCTTTTCGCAAGGTGTTTGTTTCAGTAGGCCGCCGCATCGAGGATTATATTAATTTTTATCGACTGGAGCATGGAACGCGCAACTGCTTTACAGATGGCTCGGTCGTGGATTTATCCGCTGACCCGGCTGTGATGGAGGAGCAAATTTCCCGCTATAGTCCGGAGGATGCGCGGCGGTATCGGGCTTTTATGGCCGAGGCAGCGGTGATGTATGGACAGGCGGAGCGTCATTTTATGAACAAAATGATGGTTTCCTGGCAGGATAAGCTGAGTCCTGGGCTAGCGGCAGCATTTGTCCGCATTCGCCCCCTGACGAAGCTGTCCGTGCTGCTGCGCCGTTATTTCCGTCATCCCAATACACTGGCCTTGTTTGGACGTTATGCGACCTATGTCGGCTCGGCCCCTAATCGGGCGCCAGCCATCTTCGCGATGCTGCCGCATGTGGAGGCGGAGCTTGGCATTTTCGGCGTTCGTGGGGGCACGTACAGCATTATTGAAGGACTTCGCCAGCTGGCGGAGGAAATGGGGGCGGAAATACACACCTCGACACGTGTACAGCGCATTGTTGCCAGTGGCGGCCGTGTAAGCGGGGTAGAGACGGACGGCGGTTTTGTGCCCGCTGATCTGGTTCTCGCGAACGGTGATGTGCTTTCCGTATGCCGAGATTTGCTCGGCGAGCAGCTGCGGCCCGCGATGACAGACCGCAAAATGGCAAGCTACGAGCCTTCGCTGTCTGGCTTTGTCACTCTTGCCGGCATTCGCAGACGTTACGATAAGCTGCTGCATCATACTGTATTTTATCCGCAGCGGTATGGGGAAGAATTTGAGGCGATTTTCGAGCGCCGCGTGGCGCCCGCTGATCCTGCGATCTATATATGCTGCTCTGCCTATTCAGAACCGGACATGGCGCCGGAAGGCGGCAGCAACCTGTTTATTTTGGCGAATGCCCCTTATACGTCGGACGCTTGGAGCTGGGAGAGGGAGGCGGAGCGTTATCAGGAACGTCTGTTGAAGCAGTTAGCTGCCTATGGCTTGGTGGGACTGGAACGGAATATGGAGCAGCTTGCTGCTTATACGCCGGAGGATCTGGAGCGGGATACGTCAGCATTTCGCGGCGCCATCTATGGCATTTCCTCGAATTCAGCGAAGCAGACGTTTATGCGGCCGTCCAATCGTGCGGATTTGCGTGGACTGTGGTTTGCAGGCGGAACGACCCATCCCGGCGGAGGAACGCCGATGGTTGCCATGTCAGGGCTGCTCACCGCAGAGGCGATGATTCGGCAGCATTCTTGA
- a CDS encoding YrzA family protein: MDFRLDLIEDKIEFFEAFDLRTLEKHIDQQIEANKALLLQVHAISHHAVFHPDRGKMLYSAVVHFKVKK, from the coding sequence ATGGATTTTCGACTAGATTTAATTGAGGATAAAATCGAATTCTTTGAGGCTTTTGACTTACGAACGCTGGAGAAGCATATTGACCAGCAAATTGAAGCGAATAAGGCACTGCTTTTACAAGTTCACGCTATTAGCCATCATGCGGTCTTTCATCCCGATCGCGGGAAAATGCTGTACAGCGCAGTCGTTCATTTTAAAGTTAAAAAATAG